The segment ACCACTGTGGTCCATAAGCACGCCCGTCCTGAAGGGCTTTCAACACCAGCAGGTGGCACTCTCTGTAGCGCAGCAGCAAGTCAGCATCAGCTCCACTTGTTGCATCCAGAAGACCCTCCACAGCCTGGAAAACACAGAGCAATGAGCAAATCGACAACAATCCACCAGTAAGAGGTTCGCTCTTTGTTGCGCAATTTCACAAAACGAAAGCAATGAGCATTGAGACAGATCAGCTGGTCAGAGAGTGTCTGAAAGTAGTAAAACGTCTACCCAACATAGGATATATACAAGGTATCCTACCTTCTGCAGGAGGCCAAGTGCAGCAATCCCATCCCTGGAGTTCCTGGCTAAAGCCACAGCTTCCAGTAAACTACGCAGGCCTTGGGTCAGAGGATTCATGGCAAGCGCTGGAGGAATGGCATGAAGATGCTGCTCCAAGTCTGCTATGCACTTATCATAGATCTGAGCCACGTCGTCAGTGGCCCATGCCTGGttctaaaattcaaaaataaatcacaaccCGAGTTtagaaactataaaacaaagaGACCTCTCATTTATAGGCTGTAATAGTTTTTCCCCCtcatatatttaaaatagaaacaaaaacatagacATCAATAGGCTGAGCTAATTTTTAACATTCTGGTCAAGTCTggcctttttaaattattaagcATGCAGAAACCTTTGAACTTTCCTTTTACTGACACCATTTTAGTTCTTACGTTTTGTTTTGGGATGGTCACGGGAGATAAATTCACCTTCATGGGCTGAGCCAAAAAGCCAGTGGGTTGAGAGAGATCGTTGCTTGGTAAGAAACCTGGAATGTTCCTGGCAAACTCCTCGTAAACAGCCAGCTGTTTGGGGTCCACTCCTCCCACCTGAACATggataagcattttttttttactcaacagGTGCATGGAACACCTGGACAGCtgacaaagaaaactgaactgCAGAACAGGTTGACCCAGGTTAGACCAACTGTGAGCTTTACAGCTTTATTTGCTCAttttgctgtgatttttaaCGACCGTTTTCCAGGAATCTTACCTTGAGTCTGATCTGTTCAGGCATACGTTCAGCCTGGTAAGTCAGAACAACGGGATCACAGTAACGACGACCTTCTTGGCGAGCGTGCTTCCTCAGTTCAAACTCCTAGTGCACAGACCAAATGAAGACATTACAAGGTAAATGTTACGGTTGGACAAAAGGCTAAAATGTTCCCTTCTCTGCAACAGTCAGTCCAACAACCAACTCGAAGCAAACCGGGGAGCACTACGACCTGGATCAGCGCCAAAATTTATTGCCTCGTTTTTtatgacaaccccaacatttcctgaaaatctcgTTAAAAGACGACCGAACGGACAAACCACCGGCACCGAAGACATGCCCtccatcacaaaacaaaacgcataattatgttttgtttcaggcCATCAAAAAGCACAATAACCACAGGGCGAAGTAGCTTTATCTGGCGTGTCATTATTATGTCTTGGTTCATCGTAAAATTGTACCACAGCTCATTTCAGTAATTTTAGTATGAGTTTCAAAAGAGATCCTGTTTTTAAGTGACAGTTTcaattttttgttctttacttCCACAGCTGTCACACACAGTggcttgtgattttttttttctcaaatcatTAGGCTACTTTCAAAATATTCTTTAGGCTGCTGTATTTCGTCATTCATCACCCTTCCCACAAAATTTACCAAAACATTctgttaatttaaaactaaaattacgCAGAAaggaataattttatttcattttagcaATAAAATGACTGCTGTCAGACGCCTAAAAGAAAGTCGTTGTGGAACTGGATGAGGTGGATTTTATCTAAGATGATCAGGATATATTTCAGCAAGTTAAAGCTTTGATTTGAATcgaacttttatttaaaggtcAAAACTCTTGAATATGAAAATTAAACCagctaaaaatggaaaaaaatataccttgcatgcataaaaaaaaccttgaaaacaaaacacctatTGTTGAGGGACATCAAACGTTGACATATTCATCCAATCACCCAAACCTAGTAAACAGGTTTTACACAAAAGCATCACGTTTGGAGATTATAAAATCACGTAGTCAATTCTATATTTGAACATGTGAGAGCTGTATGAATCGCCGAACCACCAACATTAAAAACCTCACCGTGGCTAGTCTCTTGTCCATTTCAGGGCCAGCCTTCTCCACAGCAGTTTTCTGAATGAAGCAGCAGGCTAACTCACAGTTGTCTTGGGCAATTCTGGCAGCAGCCTCTTCCATCATCTCTCTCTGCTGGGGAGTTGGTGCCTGAGCAAAATAAAGCAAGAATAATGCACAAAGGAAGTTTGATAAGAAACATACTTATAACgtgggtgattttttttgttttaacaatttaaacaatttatgcAATTAGAAAGCTGATTAAGCCCACGTGTAGGTGTTCAGTTTACCCTAAGTGCAGCAGCGAAGCTGTTCTTCAGATTGGTGGCGATGCTCATGAGCAAAGGCTCACGACATGTGATCATGGCCATGCCAGCAGTCAGGTTTCTCATCATGTGATGTGCTGCTACACGCATGCGGGACTCCTCTGAATCCAGGGCAAAATCCTTCCTGATGATTTGTTCACAGGTTGTCATTGCAATCTTGATCGAGCGATCTACCACAGGATGCACAAGCTCCTGGACTGCCCGCTCCACGGACTGCCGCACACATTGTTTCAGCTGAGGATGAGCCTGCAGCAGAGGGATCTGAGCAGAAGGAAGGATGCAGGAGAGAGAAGTCCAAGAAGACATCCAAGAAACATTCTTACAAATGAAATCTGAAGATCAGTCAAATACATACAAGCCTTGGAAAGAATAataacactaaaaaacaaaacgtgcaCACTGCACAGCAATATAATTTTATGGACGCGCCTATTATTTGCACTCGTGTAGTTCAGTTGAAGACAACTGACATCTTTTTCTACCAGTAATCTGTACTCGAGGAACGCCTTTGTTTTTGCATCCACTGACATAATACTTACATTGACATTTATATTGATGTGTGGCGCCAGGCCGGCCAGGGAATACACGTTGATGTCATGGTAACTGAACTGCGGCGTGGGCGGCCCGGTGGTTGTGCACGTGGTGGTGGTTGCAGCTGGAGTAGAGGTGGGAGCTGCAAATGGAACAAAGTCTCCTGTTGGTcacaaaatgctaatttaacCACAATTAATTAGGACCACACAAAAGtaacaataaactcaaattaaaacttaatttattaTAGTTTTGCCACAAATGATTTTACTGAGAAgctttcttattttaaaaatgcaactttGGGTGCCACAGTACGTATTAGAtgtgtgtttaacatttttcagaAGACCGAGGAGAGGAAAAGTCCGGGTCCTGCagcatattttaatttaaaacaacaccaaaaacatgTCTCTCCAGATTTTTAGGGTCCCTCGGCTTTGGAAAGACTGTCATTGCTCTGACCCCAAAAAGTCAAACCACTCAGTCCCTGGATGTCTCAGGGACTCGGGGCCTTTGAACAGATTGTCCCAATAATTGTGATCAACTTTGGACAGAAGGACCTCTGTAACAAAGCCACAGAAACGTTTGTGAGATCACTTTTAATTGATTTCCTGTCTGCTTGTGCTGAGAAAATTCAGCACTTTTATGGTCTGGACTCTAGCCTCATATGTTGGCTCGTGGACTTCCTAACTGTTACGTCCCAGCAGACTGGCGTCAACGGGGTTGTCTCTGATGTCTGATGTCCGATGTCCTTCTGTCCTCTACCCTTACGCTCCCCTCAGctgtgttgttttggttttgtcttttttattagttttatttactaaCGACTGTCACAGCCAGTATCCACAGCGTCACATTTAATTTGCTGATGACTCAGTCAGCAGCGATGACcctgggggtcaaaggtcagggtcatCACTGAATGGCGTGAGTCTTTAAAGACAAATGCCTCAAAGACAACGAAGATGGTCGCCGATTTTAGAAAAGGCTCTTCAGTTGTCTTTCTTGTGGTTAATGGTGAATATGTTGAAATTGTGCACCAgtactgacctttgacctgcatgTGGACTCATTTTGTTTGAAAGCTGATCAGAGAAGGTATTTCAGTGGAATGCTCTGTGGTGTTAATATGAATTTGTGTTTTGAGTCCTTATAAACTTCCGTGTGCTGGCTGGGACTTTTATCATGTAAGATTGTTGAACTTGAACTTACAAAGAATTGAGCTGAAAATATTTTCCTTAAAACAGTAATACAAAGTCACAACAACTTGACAAAACAGTGGTAGGTGATcgttaaacttttcattttgatCACAATAGTTTCATGATTCTGACATGAAATCCACTTGTCGCGATGGAtggaatgatggatggatgaccgACGGCGAACACACATTTACTAAGATGGGGGAAGCGCCGGgtgagttacgccatcatatgCGAATGGACTGTGGATGCCCGGCTAAGGTTTCTGCTTTAACCGTTGTCTGAGCTATCGAGAAAGCCGGCATTCATTGCCGAACAGCCCGCTGGCAACGAGACTGACTCCGATAACgatgagagggaacctagcatgttttcccagctgttcaattcagacagaagatgaggactttgacggatttgtggaagaagagaTAAtattaatatgtaaaataattgttacacaGTAGAACAGTAACATGCGtcttataatccggtgcgccttataataTGATATGTAACATATAATATGGTACTTATTTTAGCCTGTcagaatatttgaaaaacaaattaatgtgGAGCAACAACCTGTGGTAGAAACTGGTAGCATCTCCTCTggaggttttgtttctttctttggtgcagacagctgctcctccaggttcttcagcttctctttgtccTTCAGCAGGTTTCCTGGCTTCAGATCATTGATGTCCAGAGATAAGTTCTTACACAGAACTTCAATCTCAAACTTTAGGTTCAGCTACAGTAAAAAGACCAGAATATCGTCATTATTACCTCAATCCTCaatgatacatttttatttagttcaagTTTGAACTAACATAtagatgttctgtttttttttttatatctttggtagttttgatggtttgtttatatttgctcTGATATGTTTTATCACATTCAAGTAGCTCAATAACTTACATATGATTAGTTCAAATTGTCATAATTTCCAATATTGTTAAGGCAAAAGCTGTGATCCTGTTTTTAATGACTAGGCCTTTAGCTTCGAGTACCAGATCTGACATGCAAGCAGCTTAAAGGCAGTCAACTGTTACCTTGAGGTCGTGTTCTTGATGCAATTCAGCAAGAACATTCATGATGGCCATGGTCCATGGATTCTGAGGTCTGAAAACCTGCAGCATACAAAACCAACTCAAACTAAAACTTCAATAAACATCACATTGTCCAAATTCTGGCCAATTTTCTCCAGCTGCATTTATGGGGAAATAAAACAACGTCATGTGTAAGGCCAATAAAATACTGGAAACTTTTTGACTGTGCAGGGGTACAAACATTAGCAGGGAGATGTCTCTTTGTGTCCGTTTGGCTCACCATGCTACGCAGACTGGACTCCAAGACTTTGGCCACAAACGGAACAACATAAAGCAGCTCCTGCTGGCCTTTCACGTAAGCTTCCAGCAGCAGAGATTTCAGTTCCAGATCCTGGGAAATTGGTGTGTTAGACAACGTTGCAGTAAATTATTTCCCAACACAATCAACAAACTTAAAACTCATTCTTACCGTATAAAGAATTGGCTTGTTTTTGGCCAGTGTTATCATGCCCAACCAGTGGCCCAGGTTCTTCAGCAGGGAGCGATCAGAGAAGTTAGCAGCTGCCTTGTCTGAGGTCAGAAGtacctgtcaaaaaaaaaaaaaaggtgcaacatctgaaataaaatgatagtaaacagaacaaacttaaatgttatttattcataatcAACTTATATGGGCCATTTAAATGTCCACTTTTCCTCTCAAAACATGTCAAGACTAAAGTATGGTGGTGATCTTGTATAGGACAAGTGCTTAAAATATCCAAATTACAGGAGGCATGAACAAGAATCGGGATAAAATACTTGAAATTTAAAGTCACACAAGGTGTTAAACTACAGACTTTGCgattaatattttaccttaatatttctgtaagtttcactGAGAACCATCTTGACAAACTCTGGGTTCTTGAGGGTGTCCAAAAAGTTAGAATAGAGGCTGTGGAAGTTGGGCTCAATGCTGACACGCTTCATCACCAGGTACTGCGACACCCATGGCATAAACTCCTCTTTCACAGTCTCTTTTAACTCTTCAACCTGATAAAAAGAAGACCActtaaaatattgaaatatttaaattcatttaaattcatctgATACTGCGTTTCTCTTCCCCTTTACCTTCTGTGTCATATTGGACTGAGAAAGGTTATTAAAGATGAAAGCAATCTTCTCCTGAACAGTCTCTGGAGGTTCTACAATCCTTTCTGTTTGATCAGTGGCCACCAGCAGAGTGTCAATGTTGGTGGTGTTGATGGAAGGCTGGAAGTGTGGAAAAATATAATACACGAGCTACAGATAAACTATTCCAAGCACAAAGACGACTCATACTAGGGTTCGAGTCATTAGTAAAAAGGTCAACCTACAGGCATGTCTTTCTTGAAGGTGCTGGGTGTGGGTCTTGTGATGGTGCTGGTCTTGGctgctgtggttgtggttgtgGTGGTGGTGACCAGGGTGCTGGGCTGGCCTGGCTGTGGGGCTTTGAGGCTGGCAGGCTGCTGTGACTGGGCCTGGGCTTGAACTTGGGCCAGAGCCAGGCTTCCAGGTGTGGTGATGGAGCCCTGCATCTTCACTGGTGGGTCCCGGGACTGCTGTCCATACTCAATatactgcacacacacaatgtttaaaaatcttCAGCCATCTACATGAGGGACACATTATGTGTAgtttgaaaagacaaaacaagaagtaTTTAgtaaacagaaagacagaaacttGTTTACCTCTTGTAAATGGTGAGGAAATTGCAAAAAGTGAGCAATTGAGGCCAGGTGTTGACAATATTGAGGATAGTCCTTAagtctaaacaaataaataacagatgagtttaacagaaattaCATAAGACTTATtttggaaaaaggaaacaattcATTACCTGTTTTTGAACCTATCTAGGGCAGCAATTCCAAAGTAATACATTTTTGATCCATATGGTTTCCGTAAGGCTTCGAGAACATATCGAAGGGCCAGGCCAAGAGCCATGTAGGTCACGAGACCCTTCTCAATAATACCACCAAAGAGGCAGGCAGTGATGTGCAGCTCCTTGTCTGGGTATTGAGGGAAAAATCTGTATTCCTCAAATAAGTTTCGAAGCATGCAATTGAATACTTCTCGTTCCCGCTTGATGGTTGAGTCCTTGAACCTTTGAAGCATTTCCAGTACCTGAACGAGAGCAAGAACATTGCAGGAATTGTGCGAATTTAAAAAGCATCGATAGCATTTTAAAGTTATCCAACAGAAGAGTTAACCTCTTAATGAGAGTAACAATTCTGACCCAAAAAAACCTGTTAGAACTTACTTCATCTACAGACATAGTTGGGTGAGGTGGGTGGTTGTAGATTCGCTGGAAGTAGCTGTTCGCTTCATCATCGATCTCCTTGCTAAAGTGCTGGTTTGCCTCAGGCCACACCTGAGAAAGATCAGCTggataaggaaaaaaaacaacaacagaatgaCAGGTTTTGGTCAGATTACATACACTGGAGGAATGTGAGCACAGTTCATCATAAAAATGTAACGTTTTAGGTACCACAAAGCTGAACTGGATTAATGATTTAATACAGTGTTTCAGCTTTCCTTGTGAACTAATGCAGCAATTTTCACCActgaaaacagcatttctttgtcttttttgtctctccACAGCTAGTACATTTAACATTACTGTGTAGGTGGCAATGTGACTAGAAGTGTGGGACTTTGTGCAATCTAATACGTTTGCCATGTCAACAAACCCAACACTCGCACACACCCCAGTCATGTCCCTGGATACATAAACCCATATAGGCAGAGGGTTTTAGCCACAATCTATAAAACCTTTCTCATACactagaaatagaaaaaaaatgttaaagtggGGGTGTCAGCATAAGCAGACAAGGAATGGGAAGACTGATCTGTATTTCCTCTTTGATTATAAAAGTtgtacaacaaactgaaccaaaacaactaaaccaGAGCATTgccagctttttaaaaagctcatggtaacagatttaaaagccaaatgcaacattttaaagtaaattagttaaatttagaaataaaagtgaTATTTATACTGAGTGCGGAGGAAATACAGTGCAGAGCAGTGCATGGCAGGGCTCTCAGTCAcaccactaccaccaccaccacttaCGGGCCTTCATCTTACTCTGCTGAAAGGTGGGTGGGTTCAAGCCTGGTGTGCTTATCTTCCTGGTACCAAACGGATCGGCGCTTACTGTTGGCATTCCCAGACTAAAGCCACTGTTAGATCCGATAGCTGAGCCCAATGGAcctgaaataaagacaaaaccttttaaaatttcTATTCACTAGAGATTAACCTGCTGAACTATGACCCATTGTGTTCCACACTTAAACTAAAAGTTCAGTTACATACAAGAAACAAATAGCAGTTTCATACTTGCATTTATTTTTGGTAAGTCTCCCTCTTACTGCTCTGTGTCTGATGTGATGTAAATATTACACCACTTTAGTGCAACTACTACAACTAAATCCTGTCATGTTTTACCCAGAACAGCTACAAATACACTGACAATTTTGTTTGACTTCCTGGCTAAATGTGAACATgtttgtgcaaaagaaaaaattcaAATGTCATAGTACCAGAGTCCATACCAGGGAGCTGCGAGCTGATATTAATACCCCCGAATGGTGTGCTGGGGTTAGAGTTAGGCAGTGGAGGGAAGGCCTTTGCAGGGGACAGAGGGTTACTGAGAGCTGAACTCAGTGAAGTCTGGAAGCTCTGCATGCTCTGCGTGTGGGAGGTAGCTGTTCCACCCAGGCTCAAGGAGCTCATACCAGTCAGATGGTCCATCTGAAGAAAAGCACAGTCTAAAGTATTTAGCAGAACTGGGCAATGTTACTTTCACTAAATGTAAGGAAACTCCGAAAGTCCACCTGTGACATTCCAAATCCAAAGCACAGATTAAACATACTCATTGCAATGTACGAAATGAAagtttatcctgaactatatcaactGGTTCAGTCTGAAAGAGTTTGCTTCAGTGCTTTACCACATATATAGATAAgcatttctgaaatgcaggtccacactcaatgtaaacaaagtaatcagctgaaacagctgaaaacttgagtcatgtgattgatctacattaggctggccatagtctgtgcaggtaaacaaatatggtggaatcagaCAAGCATAGAATCTAGAAAAAGCCGTTTACATGGAAATAGAGTAAATCTGTTGCTAAACGCCAAAGCAAAGAGAAAGAACAAATCAGACAATGGCAAGGAATAAATACTGGGATCACTCAGGGTGGTGGAACACCATAAAGGCAGGGCTTAAACACACGCTGCTTTTAGGAAACTTTTTCTGGACTGTTCATTTACTGTTTCAACCTAACCcatctttttatctgcagggtttcccccagaaaagaggctgagCCTGGTGGCAGGTGGCCGTTTGCCGGCCAACTGTGATTTAGtaacaaaaagacattaaagttgacaggaaagttgaaaagaTGGTTATTCATTATGTGATATtataagatatttgtgccaaatatttacacaactagttttacaaaaaggcacttttgaaatactttttcaaacaaaagaaaatacaattaaaatttgaaaaatgaaaaagtgcaaacaggGCACCAACACGTCCAGCGcaattgtgtcactgttggcgcacgCACCCTCGTGCGGTGATCAACGCATCAAGTTGaagtgggtggaaaaaaaacggataaaaatgacgtattttacaataaacaagcggtgCTTAGCCAGGCAGCAGGGGAGGGAAAGCCTGGCTtagcccgccaggcttatagtacactgggggaaaccctgtatcTGCATAATTGACTCTGAGCGTAAATAAGTTCCAACAGatcaaaactgtcagacttCTACAGATACCATTCTTGACCTGTATTCAATCACTTCAGCTTTTTCCACAAATGCACTTGGTAGTCTTCATGACTTTGaagtgagtacctttaacttTGTTGACACCACTCTCAAAGAAATCAAGTTTTAACTGTCAAGGCATCATACCTGTACAGGTGAGATTGCGTCCAAGCTGCTAGTACTTGGGGCCCGTCCTTTGGGCATTACTCCTGGTGGTGGCTGCCGAGCTTTATTCATGACATTATTACAGTTGGCAGCCATGGTTAGGATTGTCTCTGACAAATCCTGGGACACACTcctgaaaatgaataaataaaaattctaacTGACCTATTTCTAACAACAACAATTAGTCCTGTatgcaagttgttttttttactttaataaaaatacgTATTTGAagttctgagattttttttaaaaataaagttttactcagctttaaaatttatgtttaaaaaatgtttgtgatcGATCTCTTTACAAATACAACTATAAAGGAGGAGTTTTTGCAcagcacttttttgttgttttgtatcaTCAGCTGTTGGGATTTATTGCGAAATGAACATCAATCAGAACGATAACTATAAATTATTTGAAAGtgagcattttattttctcacccAGCACAAGATTTCAAACAGGTAAGCATGGTGGTTAACGTCTCTGGGGGCAACTGGGCACTTTTGGGCTGGTCCTTGTCAGGGGCCAGACCCCCCATAATAGACGGGCAGCGCCTCTTCAGGAATGTCACACAAGCCTGGATAAAAGGCTcctaaaacaaagacagaaaagaaaacttcatCATCTTAGGACAATGTGAATAAATCATATCCGTCATCGAGAAGACATCTGGTGATAACCGAGTAATTCAGAGACTTACTCCATGCTCTCTGATTTTGTCTGTCAGCCATTTATCAAGTTTGAGGTATTCACGGCGAGAGGCAAGTGCAGCGAGGTCAATAACAAAGGCAAATGGAGTACCATTCAGCAGCATAGAGAGAGACTGGCAAAAAATAACACACATTCACTCATTGGTCACCAGAAAAGCACATTGAACAATTTCAGTAAATTGCATTGGTTAGATTAGTCAATCAAATTAACTATTTTTAGTACTTGTGTGGGTCATTTTAGGGTTAACTAGTGCTACAAACAGTTATTTGGGCTTCATTTATTactgttaaagttgttttttttaaactattctAGATTTTTGAAAAGACATACAGTttgcacagaaataaaacaaaccttcaaGTCCTGGGCCACATCCAGGATGCGAGACAGCTTAGCCTGATCATACTGCTCTCCTCTCATGTACCACTCTGCCATAGAATGCATAATTAGCTGACGAATAGAAGGAGACTGCCCCTGTTGAGTGGATGAAGGAAAATTTATAAGTTTTAGTAAGAACAGGtgttttgtgattaaaaaaatccaaacaagacAACGTACCTGTCCGTGCCATGCATAGTGCAGAATAATGGCAGAGTTGGGGTGGTTGCCCAGAAAAATAGGCATTAGGGTAGAGATGAGCTCATGGCGCAGTGTGTGCCAGGAGGTGGAGATCTGCAGGA is part of the Kryptolebias marmoratus isolate JLee-2015 linkage group LG11, ASM164957v2, whole genome shotgun sequence genome and harbors:
- the cnot1 gene encoding CCR4-NOT transcription complex subunit 1 isoform X4, which encodes MNLDSLSLALSQISYLVDNLTKKNYRASQQEIQHIVNRHGPEADRHLLRCLFSHVDFSGDGKSSGKDFHQTQFLIQECVSLISKPNFISTLCYAIDSPLHYQKSLKPSAHLFTQLSKVLKLSKVQEVIFGLALLNSSNTDLRGFAAQFIKQKLPDLLRSYVDADLGGTQEGGFQDIAIEVLHLLLSHLLFGQKGASGVGQDQIDAFLKTLCRDFPQERCPVVLAPLLYPEKRDILMDRILPDSGELAKTIMESSLADFIQEVGYGFCASLDECRNIILQYGVREVTASQVARVLGMMARTHSGLSDGIPLQSISAPGSGIWSDGKDKNDGSQAHTWNVEVLIDVVKEVNPNLNFKEVTYELDHPGFIIRDSKGLHIVVYSIQRGLGLEVFPVDLIYRPWKHAEGQFSFIQHSLMNPDVFCFADYPCHTVAIDILKAPPEDDNREIATWKSLDLVESLLRLSEVGQYEQVKQLFSFPIKHCPDMLVLALLQISTSWHTLRHELISTLMPIFLGNHPNSAIILHYAWHGQGQSPSIRQLIMHSMAEWYMRGEQYDQAKLSRILDVAQDLKSLSMLLNGTPFAFVIDLAALASRREYLKLDKWLTDKIREHGEPFIQACVTFLKRRCPSIMGGLAPDKDQPKSAQLPPETLTTMLTCLKSCAGSVSQDLSETILTMAANCNNVMNKARQPPPGVMPKGRAPSTSSLDAISPVQMDHLTGMSSLSLGGTATSHTQSMQSFQTSLSSALSNPLSPAKAFPPLPNSNPSTPFGGINISSQLPGMDSGPLGSAIGSNSGFSLGMPTVSADPFGTRKISTPGLNPPTFQQSKMKAPDLSQVWPEANQHFSKEIDDEANSYFQRIYNHPPHPTMSVDEVLEMLQRFKDSTIKREREVFNCMLRNLFEEYRFFPQYPDKELHITACLFGGIIEKGLVTYMALGLALRYVLEALRKPYGSKMYYFGIAALDRFKNRLKDYPQYCQHLASIAHFLQFPHHLQEYIEYGQQSRDPPVKMQGSITTPGSLALAQVQAQAQSQQPASLKAPQPGQPSTLVTTTTTTTTAAKTSTITRPTPSTFKKDMPPSINTTNIDTLLVATDQTERIVEPPETVQEKIAFIFNNLSQSNMTQKVEELKETVKEEFMPWVSQYLVMKRVSIEPNFHSLYSNFLDTLKNPEFVKMVLSETYRNIKVLLTSDKAAANFSDRSLLKNLGHWLGMITLAKNKPILYTDLELKSLLLEAYVKGQQELLYVVPFVAKVLESSLRSMVFRPQNPWTMAIMNVLAELHQEHDLKLNLKFEIEVLCKNLSLDINDLKPGNLLKDKEKLKNLEEQLSAPKKETKPPEEMLPVSTTAPTSTPAATTTTCTTTGPPTPQFSYHDINVYSLAGLAPHININVNIPLLQAHPQLKQCVRQSVERAVQELVHPVVDRSIKIAMTTCEQIIRKDFALDSEESRMRVAAHHMMRNLTAGMAMITCREPLLMSIATNLKNSFAAALRAPTPQQREMMEEAAARIAQDNCELACCFIQKTAVEKAGPEMDKRLATEFELRKHARQEGRRYCDPVVLTYQAERMPEQIRLKVGGVDPKQLAVYEEFARNIPGFLPSNDLSQPTGFLAQPMKVNLSPVTIPKQNNQAWATDDVAQIYDKCIADLEQHLHAIPPALAMNPLTQGLRSLLEAVALARNSRDGIAALGLLQKAVEGLLDATSGADADLLLRYRECHLLVLKALQDGRAYGPQWCNKQITRCLIECRDEYKYNVEAVELLIRNHLVNMQQYDVHLAQSMENGLHYMAVAFAMQLVKLLLVDERSVSHVTEADLFQTIETLMRTCAHSRANAPEGLPQLMDVVRSNYEAMIDRAHGGPNFMMHSGISQASEYDDPPGLREKAEYLLREWVNLYHSAAAGRDSTKAFSAFVGQMHQQGILKTDDLITRFFRLCTEMCVEISYRAQAEQQHNPAASAAIIRAKCYHNLDAFVRLIALLVKHSGEATNTVTKINLLNKVLGIVVGVLIQDHDVRQTDFQQLPYHRIFIMLLLELNAPEHVLETINFQTLTAFCNTFHILRPTKAPGFVYAWLELISHRIFIARMLAHTPQQKGWPMYAQLLIDLFKYLAPFLRNVELIKPMQILYKGTLRVLLVLLHDFPEFLCDYHYGFCDVIPPNCIQLRNLILSAFPRNMRLPDPFTPNLKVDMLSEINIAPRILTNFTGVMPSQFKKDLDSYLKTRSPVTFLSELRSNLQVSNEPGNRYNIQLINALVLYVGTQAIAHIHNKGSTPSMSTITHSAHMDIFQNLAVDLDTEGRYLFLNAIANQLRYPNSHTHYFSCTMLYLFAEANTEAIQEQITRVLLERLIVNRPHPWGLLITFIELIKNPAFKFWSHDFVHCAPEIEKLFQSVAQCCMGQKQAQQVMEGTGAS